A region from the Trachemys scripta elegans isolate TJP31775 chromosome 22, CAS_Tse_1.0, whole genome shotgun sequence genome encodes:
- the LOC117869086 gene encoding forkhead box protein D3-like, which yields MEEAGAGSRRQPGASFTIDYLLFAKGKPASRERESRSCRPQDTPGSSEKKSVEEVVRGNLPVPESLDPLDKPNQSYIALISTAILSSPEKKLLLSDIYQWIMDNYPYFKNKEKSWRNSVRHNLSLNECFIKAGRSDNGKGHFWAIHPANLEDFSKGDYHRRRARRRIRRMAVNLSYYHPYAFYGLSCCPGRHCLCCPPYAHPAGPGPSAPCQPGFPLFPLYPPASQRHPYLPAGAHKGLQEKQFSWPWHRPHFHHPLQVPSHL from the exons ATggaggaggcaggagctgggagcagacGCCAACCTGGAGCCTCCTTCACAATTGATTATCTGCTCTTCGCTAAGGGGAAGCCAGCCAGCAGGGAGCGGGAGTCCAGGAGCTGCCGGCCACAGGACACCCCTGGCTCATCCGAAAAGAAATCGGTGGAGGAGGTGGTTCGGGGAAACCTGCCGGTCCCTGAGTCTCTGGATCCGCTGGACAAACCCAACCAGTCTTACATCGCCCTCATCTCCACAGCCATTCTCTCCTCCCCAGAAAAGAAGCTGCTGCTCTCGGATATTTACCAGTGGATCATGGATAACTACCCTTACTTCAAAAACAAG GAGAAGAGCTGGCGCAACAGTGTCAGGCATAACTTGTCCCTGAACGAATGTTTCATCAAGGCCGGGCGAAGCGACAACGGCAAAGGGCACTTCTGGGCCATCCACCCGGCCAACCTGGAGGACTTCTCCAAAGGCGACTACCACCGGCGCCGAGCCCGGAGGCGCATCCGCAG GATGGCGGTGAACCTGAGCTATTACCACCCGTACGCCTTCTACGGATTGAGCTGCTGTCCAGGACGTCACTGCCTCTGCTGCCCTCCTTACGCGCACCCTGCTGGCCCCGGCCCTTCTGCGCCTTGCCAGCCTGgattcccccttttccccctctacCCGCCCGCCTCCCAGCGCCACCCCTACCTTCCCGCCGGCGCCCACAAGGGCCTGCAGGAGAAGCAGTTCAGCTGGCCTTGGCACAGACCCCACTTCCATCACCCCCTGCAGGTTCCTTCGCACCTGTAA